The Phacochoerus africanus isolate WHEZ1 chromosome 15, ROS_Pafr_v1, whole genome shotgun sequence genome has a segment encoding these proteins:
- the CLDN5 gene encoding claudin-5, which yields MGSAALEILGLVLCLVGWVGLILACGLPMWQVTAFLDHNIVTAQTTWKGLWMSCVVQSTGHMQCKVYDSVLALSTEVQAARALTVGAVLLALVALFVTLAGAQCTTCVAPGPGKARVALTGGALYALCGLLALVPLCWFANIVVREFYDPTVPMSQKYELGAALYIGWAASALLMCGGGLVCCGAWLCAGRPDLGFPVKYSAPRRPTATGDYDKKNYV from the coding sequence ATGGGTTCGGCAGCGCTGGAAATCCTCGGCCTGGTGCTGTGCCTGGTGGGCTGGGTAGGCCTGATCCTGGCGTGCGGGCTGCCCATGTGGCAGGTAACCGCCTTCCTGGACCACAACATCGTGACGGCGCAGACCACTTGGAAGGGGCTGTGGATGTCCTGCGTGGTGCAGAGCACGGGGCATATGCAGTGCAAGGTGTACGACTCGGTGCTGGCGCTGAGCACCGAAGTCCAGGCAGCGCGGGCCCTCACCGTCGGCGCAGTGCTGCTGGCGCTCGTTGCGCTCTTCGTGACCTTGGCAGGTGCGCAGTGCACCACCTGCGTGGCCCCCGGCCCGGGCAAGGCACGCGTAGCTCTCACCGGCGGCGCGCTCTACGCGCTCTGCGGGCTGCTGGCGCTCGTGCCACTCTGCTGGTTCGCCAACATCGTGGTCCGCGAGTTCTACGACCCGACTGTGCCCATGTCGCAGAAGTACGAGCTGGGCGCTGCCCTCTACATCGGCTGGGCCGCCTCGGCGCTGCTCATGTGTGGAGGCGGCCTCGTGTGCTGTGGTGCCTGGCTCTGTGCCGGCCGCCCCGACCTCGGCTTCCCTGTCAAGTATTCGGCCCCGCGGCGGCCCACGGCCACCGGCGACTACGACAAGAAGAACTACGTCTGA